From a single bacterium genomic region:
- a CDS encoding methionine adenosyltransferase codes for MRDIKVETLPGVPVGELQVEMVERKGVGHPDSICDAIMDRVSVELSKEYISQFGHILHHNIDKAFLVAGDADTRFGGGKITEPMRLIFGDRATYGINGKELPIREIAIRTAKHWMRENLRFVDPGAADDQDGPHVTYQLELKPGSAELVDIFSRDTTGANDTSAAVGYWPMTETERLVRETEQYINSRTFKEEFPEAGEDVKVMGVRLGPELRLTAAVAFVDRFVDGEDQYFRRKRQLHENVVQFLKKRSTLERVHFDVNTLDEPGRGQNGVYLSVLGTSAESGDSGQVGRGNKVNGVIAINRPMGTEAAAGKNPVSHVGKIYSVFTHQVAQKVYEEVSGIREVYVWMVSQIGKPIDQPITAAQIILAKGVRRGAVERRVRDVVDRELAGINVFCRDLAAGKYSVC; via the coding sequence ATGCGCGATATCAAGGTCGAAACGTTGCCGGGGGTGCCGGTCGGCGAACTCCAGGTCGAGATGGTCGAGCGCAAGGGCGTCGGTCATCCCGACTCGATTTGCGACGCGATCATGGATCGCGTGTCCGTCGAACTGAGCAAGGAGTACATCAGCCAGTTCGGGCACATTCTCCATCACAACATCGACAAGGCCTTCCTCGTCGCCGGCGACGCCGACACGCGCTTCGGCGGAGGGAAGATCACGGAGCCGATGCGGCTCATCTTCGGCGACCGCGCTACCTACGGGATCAACGGCAAGGAGCTGCCGATTCGGGAGATCGCGATCCGGACGGCGAAGCACTGGATGCGGGAGAACCTGCGCTTCGTCGATCCGGGCGCCGCGGACGACCAGGACGGTCCCCACGTCACCTACCAGCTTGAGCTGAAGCCCGGCTCCGCGGAGCTGGTCGACATCTTCAGCCGCGACACCACCGGCGCGAACGACACCTCGGCGGCGGTCGGCTACTGGCCGATGACGGAGACCGAGCGCCTCGTCCGGGAGACCGAGCAGTACATCAACTCGCGGACGTTCAAGGAAGAGTTCCCGGAAGCCGGCGAGGATGTGAAGGTGATGGGCGTGCGTCTCGGCCCGGAGCTGCGCCTGACCGCGGCCGTCGCCTTCGTCGATCGGTTTGTCGACGGCGAGGATCAGTATTTCCGGCGCAAGCGACAGCTGCACGAAAACGTCGTCCAGTTCTTGAAGAAGCGCTCGACGCTCGAGCGCGTGCACTTCGATGTCAACACGCTCGACGAGCCGGGCCGCGGGCAGAACGGCGTGTACCTGTCGGTACTGGGTACGTCCGCGGAGTCGGGCGACAGCGGGCAGGTCGGACGCGGCAACAAGGTGAACGGCGTGATCGCGATCAACCGACCGATGGGCACGGAGGCGGCGGCCGGCAAGAACCCAGTGTCGCACGTCGGCAAAATCTATTCGGTCTTCACCCACCAGGTCGCGCAGAAGGTCTACGAGGAAGTCTCCGGCATCCGCGAAGTGTACGTCTGGATGGTCAGCCAGATCGGCAAGCCCATCGACCAGCCCATTACGGCCGCGCAGATCATTCTCGCGAAGGGCGTGCGCCGCGGCGCCGTTGAGCGGCGGGTGCGCGACGTCGTCGATCGCGAGCTGGCCGGGATCAACGTCTTCTGCCG